The following proteins are encoded in a genomic region of Cyclonatronum proteinivorum:
- the rplR gene encoding 50S ribosomal protein L18, with the protein MFNRNITKRDRIRRRVRSKISGTAERPRLSVFKSSKHIYAQLIDDKGGVTLAHSSTLSPDLKDALNGKSRMEKAKLVGEKIAEYAKNENIETCVYDRSGYAYHGIVKAIAEGAREGGLKF; encoded by the coding sequence ATGTTTAACAGAAATATCACGAAAAGAGATAGAATTCGCAGACGTGTACGGAGTAAAATTTCCGGCACTGCTGAGCGGCCGCGCCTGTCTGTATTCAAAAGCTCCAAGCATATTTATGCACAACTCATTGATGACAAAGGCGGCGTAACACTTGCCCATTCATCAACCCTGAGTCCGGATCTTAAGGACGCCTTAAACGGTAAGTCTCGTATGGAAAAGGCAAAATTAGTCGGTGAAAAAATAGCCGAGTATGCTAAGAATGAAAATATTGAAACCTGTGTGTACGACAGAAGCGGTTATGCTTATCACGGTATCGTGAAAGCAATTGCTGAAGGTGCACGCGAAGGCGGACTCAAATTTTAA
- the rpsE gene encoding 30S ribosomal protein S5 encodes MPRFRRRNYNIKASELNLEDRLVHINRVAKVVKGGRRFSFNSIVVVGNKEGIVGSGMGKANEVSDAIQKGVDDARKNLIRVPMTSTGTIPFKVVGKCGAGEVLLIPASEGTGVIAGGPVKAVLESAGITNILSKSLGSSNPHNMVKATIDALRQLVEPSEIAQRRGIPLSRVFEG; translated from the coding sequence ATGCCAAGATTCAGACGTCGTAATTATAACATTAAAGCCAGTGAGCTTAATCTTGAAGACCGCCTGGTGCACATCAACCGTGTTGCCAAAGTAGTAAAGGGCGGACGCCGTTTCAGCTTCAACTCAATTGTTGTTGTTGGCAACAAAGAAGGGATTGTAGGCAGCGGTATGGGTAAAGCAAACGAAGTATCAGATGCCATTCAAAAAGGTGTTGATGATGCCCGTAAAAACCTTATTCGCGTCCCCATGACCTCAACCGGAACCATTCCGTTCAAAGTTGTTGGTAAATGCGGAGCGGGTGAAGTATTGCTCATCCCGGCTTCCGAAGGTACCGGTGTAATTGCCGGTGGTCCGGTAAAAGCCGTACTTGAGAGTGCAGGTATTACCAATATTCTGAGTAAATCGCTGGGATCTTCCAATCCTCACAACATGGTTAAGGCAACGATTGATGCGCTGCGTCAGCTTGTCGAGCCTTCAGAAATCGCACAGCGTCGCGGAATCCCCCTTTCAAGGGTTTTCGAAGGCTGA
- the rplO gene encoding 50S ribosomal protein L15 — MKLHSLKAPKPNLKTGKRVGRGEGSGLGQQSGRGHKGQKSRSGYSYKSGFEGGQMPLQRRIPKFGFHSPFRTEYKAVNLDTIQKLIDEGKLSSPISITDFYKVGLVGKKDLVKVLSRGELKAAVSVQAHAFSKPAAAAIEKAGGSTEIIGQNAGKAAVVNSEEAGSSTSTES, encoded by the coding sequence ATGAAATTACATAGTTTAAAAGCACCGAAACCCAATCTCAAAACCGGCAAGCGTGTCGGTCGTGGGGAAGGTTCCGGTTTAGGACAGCAGTCAGGTCGCGGACACAAAGGTCAGAAGTCGCGCAGCGGTTATTCGTACAAGAGCGGTTTTGAAGGCGGTCAGATGCCCCTTCAGCGCCGTATTCCTAAGTTCGGATTCCACAGCCCGTTCAGAACCGAGTACAAAGCGGTTAATCTTGATACCATTCAGAAGCTTATCGACGAAGGCAAACTGTCTTCACCGATCAGCATTACCGATTTCTATAAAGTCGGTCTGGTAGGAAAGAAAGATCTCGTGAAAGTACTGAGCCGTGGTGAGCTGAAAGCTGCCGTTTCTGTTCAGGCACATGCATTTAGTAAGCCGGCCGCCGCAGCTATTGAAAAAGCAGGTGGTTCTACCGAAATCATTGGTCAAAACGCCGGTAAAGCAGCTGTTGTAAACAGCGAAGAAGCAGGCAGTTCAACCAGCACTGAATCATAA
- the secY gene encoding preprotein translocase subunit SecY, whose product MSLIENFQNIFKIEELKNRILYTIGILLIFRVGTFITMPGVDAATLAQSGAGPATDFLGLINLFVGGAFARAGVFALGIMPYITAAIIIQLMGAVVPYFQKLQREGEEGRRKINQLTRYGTVLITLIQSIGFGINLLATQPDAIVVSSTAFIINCMIVLTAGTVFVMWLGERITERGIGNGISLLIMIGIIAALPTNFMNEWNTQANAIIVFVEVAALVLVTASVVLLTQGQRRIPVQYARRVVGRKVYGGTTQYLPLRVNAAGVMPIIFAQSIMFIPSTFGMFFPTNETVQNLTRWSGDFTGLTYSIVFFLICVFFTFFYTAIVINPKEMADTMKRQGGFIPGVRPGKQTVEFIDNILTKITFPGALFLSTVAILPAIVANFGVTPGFAMFFGGTSLLIIVGVGLDTLQQVESHLMMRHYDGFMKTGRIKGRRRM is encoded by the coding sequence ATGAGCTTGATTGAAAACTTTCAAAACATCTTCAAAATTGAAGAACTCAAAAACAGAATCCTGTACACCATAGGTATTCTGTTGATTTTCCGGGTTGGTACCTTCATTACCATGCCGGGTGTTGACGCTGCAACGCTTGCACAGTCTGGTGCAGGTCCGGCAACAGATTTTCTAGGGCTTATTAACCTGTTCGTGGGTGGAGCTTTCGCCCGGGCCGGGGTATTCGCACTGGGAATCATGCCGTACATTACCGCAGCGATTATCATCCAGCTGATGGGAGCTGTTGTACCTTACTTTCAGAAACTTCAGCGCGAAGGGGAAGAAGGCCGCAGGAAAATCAATCAGCTGACCCGTTATGGTACCGTTCTCATCACGCTTATTCAGTCGATCGGTTTCGGGATCAACCTGCTCGCAACCCAGCCTGATGCCATTGTTGTAAGCAGTACGGCATTCATCATCAACTGTATGATTGTACTTACTGCCGGTACTGTATTTGTGATGTGGCTTGGTGAGCGTATCACGGAACGGGGTATCGGTAACGGTATTTCGCTACTTATCATGATTGGTATTATCGCGGCTCTGCCAACCAACTTCATGAACGAGTGGAATACACAGGCCAACGCGATCATCGTATTTGTTGAAGTTGCAGCGCTTGTACTTGTAACCGCTTCTGTTGTACTCCTTACTCAGGGACAGAGAAGAATTCCCGTACAGTATGCCCGCCGCGTTGTGGGCCGTAAAGTGTACGGCGGAACGACACAGTACCTTCCGCTGCGTGTAAATGCTGCCGGTGTAATGCCGATCATCTTTGCACAGTCCATTATGTTCATCCCCAGTACGTTCGGGATGTTCTTTCCGACAAACGAAACGGTTCAGAACCTGACCCGATGGTCAGGTGACTTTACAGGACTAACCTACTCCATTGTATTCTTCCTGATCTGCGTGTTCTTCACCTTCTTCTATACTGCGATTGTGATTAACCCGAAAGAAATGGCGGATACCATGAAACGTCAGGGGGGCTTTATTCCCGGCGTGCGGCCTGGTAAGCAGACTGTTGAGTTTATCGACAATATTCTTACCAAGATCACCTTCCCCGGAGCACTGTTTCTTTCAACCGTTGCGATTCTGCCGGCTATCGTTGCCAACTTCGGCGTAACGCCCGGATTCGCGATGTTCTTCGGCGGTACAAGCCTTCTCATTATCGTAGGGGTAGGACTTGATACGCTGCAGCAGGTTGAAAGCCATCTCATGATGCGTCATTACGACGGATTCATGAAGACGGGCAGGATCAAGGGCAGACGAAGGATGTAA
- the map gene encoding type I methionyl aminopeptidase, whose translation MVYLKSEYEIELMRKSAQLVSKTHAEVAKHIKPGVTTAKLDAVAEDYIRKNNGRPAFKGYGPRKNPFPATLCISVNEQVVHGFPGDYALQEGDLISVDCGVELDGYFGDVAYTYIVGDCTDEEKKLLITTVESLYLGIEKAVHGNKIGDISAAVQSHCEQRGYGVVRDLVGHGLGKSLHEEPSVPNFGKPGTGKRLRSGMTLAIEPMINMGTWKVKTLRDGWTIVTADGSKSAHFEHDVVVREGVAEILSTFQYIEEITKIQLDQHNS comes from the coding sequence ATGGTATATCTGAAGAGTGAGTATGAAATAGAGCTGATGCGCAAAAGCGCTCAGCTCGTTTCTAAAACTCATGCGGAAGTAGCAAAGCATATCAAGCCGGGTGTAACAACTGCAAAACTCGACGCAGTAGCAGAAGACTACATTCGGAAAAACAATGGCAGACCGGCGTTTAAAGGATACGGCCCAAGAAAAAACCCGTTTCCGGCAACGCTTTGTATTTCAGTGAACGAGCAGGTTGTACATGGTTTCCCCGGAGACTATGCGCTGCAGGAAGGCGATCTGATATCTGTTGATTGTGGTGTTGAGCTCGACGGGTATTTTGGTGACGTTGCCTATACCTACATTGTGGGCGATTGCACTGATGAAGAAAAAAAACTTCTGATCACCACCGTTGAGTCGCTCTATCTCGGTATAGAGAAAGCGGTTCACGGCAACAAGATCGGAGACATATCCGCAGCAGTTCAGTCACATTGTGAGCAAAGAGGTTACGGTGTCGTTCGTGACCTTGTAGGTCACGGCCTTGGCAAGTCGTTACATGAAGAACCGTCGGTTCCGAATTTTGGCAAGCCGGGCACCGGAAAACGCCTGCGCAGCGGCATGACGCTGGCCATTGAACCCATGATTAACATGGGCACCTGGAAAGTGAAAACACTCCGGGACGGCTGGACAATCGTTACTGCAGACGGCAGCAAATCGGCACACTTTGAGCACGACGTGGTTGTACGGGAAGGCGTTGCTGAAATTCTGTCAACTTTTCAGTATATTGAAGAGATAACCAAAATTCAATTAGACCAACACAATTCCTAA
- the infA gene encoding translation initiation factor IF-1: MAKQEPIKQEGTIVEALPNAQFKVKLDNGHEILAHVSGKMRMFYIKILPGDKVTVEMSPYDLTKGRITYRYK, from the coding sequence ATGGCCAAGCAAGAGCCCATTAAGCAGGAAGGCACCATCGTTGAAGCATTGCCGAATGCGCAGTTTAAAGTGAAGCTTGATAACGGTCATGAGATCCTTGCACATGTTTCGGGTAAGATGAGAATGTTCTACATCAAAATACTGCCCGGCGACAAGGTAACTGTTGAAATGTCTCCGTACGATTTAACTAAAGGCAGAATCACCTATCGGTACAAATAA
- the rpmJ gene encoding 50S ribosomal protein L36, producing the protein MKTKSSVRKRSSSDKIVRRKGRIFIINKKNPRHKQRQG; encoded by the coding sequence ATGAAAACGAAATCTTCAGTCCGCAAAAGATCTTCCAGCGATAAAATTGTACGCCGGAAAGGACGCATTTTCATCATCAATAAGAAAAATCCGCGCCATAAACAGCGTCAGGGTTAA
- the rpsM gene encoding 30S ribosomal protein S13, producing MARLAGIDLPKQKRGVIGLTYIFGIGNTRAQNILTELGISPDTKVGDWTEDQVIEIRKYLDENFKLEGALRSEVNSNIKRLMDVGCYRGLRHRRGLPVRGQRTKTNARTRKGRRRTVAGKKAAPRK from the coding sequence ATGGCAAGATTAGCAGGTATCGACTTACCAAAGCAAAAGCGCGGCGTTATTGGTCTAACCTATATTTTCGGTATCGGAAATACCCGTGCTCAAAACATCCTCACCGAACTTGGTATATCACCGGATACCAAAGTGGGGGACTGGACAGAGGATCAGGTTATTGAAATCCGTAAGTATCTTGACGAGAATTTCAAACTTGAGGGTGCATTGCGTTCTGAAGTGAACAGCAACATCAAGCGACTCATGGATGTTGGATGCTACCGTGGCCTTCGCCACAGAAGAGGTCTCCCGGTAAGAGGTCAGCGTACCAAAACCAACGCGAGAACCCGCAAGGGCCGCAGGAGAACAGTAGCTGGTAAGAAAGCAGCTCCCCGTAAGTAA
- the rpsK gene encoding 30S ribosomal protein S11 codes for MAKRQAKTAAAAKKKKKQLSDPNGLVFIKATFNNVIVTITDTSGNTISWSSAGNQGFRGSRKNTPYAAQLSAETAGRVAYDMGLRKVNVFVKGPGTGREAAVRALGALGFEVDSIKDTTPIPHNGCRPPKRRRV; via the coding sequence ATGGCAAAAAGACAAGCTAAAACGGCAGCTGCCGCAAAAAAGAAAAAAAAGCAGCTCTCAGATCCTAACGGCCTCGTATTTATTAAGGCGACCTTCAATAACGTGATTGTTACCATTACGGACACAAGCGGCAACACGATTTCATGGTCTTCTGCAGGTAATCAGGGCTTCCGGGGTTCGCGTAAAAATACCCCATATGCTGCACAGCTAAGTGCTGAAACCGCAGGTCGGGTGGCATACGACATGGGCCTGAGAAAGGTAAACGTTTTTGTGAAAGGCCCGGGTACCGGTAGAGAAGCGGCTGTTCGTGCCCTCGGTGCTTTAGGCTTTGAAGTTGATTCCATTAAGGATACAACACCCATCCCGCACAACGGCTGCCGCCCTCCCAAAAGAAGAAGAGTCTAA
- the rpsD gene encoding 30S ribosomal protein S4, with amino-acid sequence MARYTGPKQKKARRFKEPIFGPSKAVERKPYGPGQHGRSRFQKKSEYAIQLEQKQKAKYTYGLLEKQFRNLFKKASAKEGVTGDNLMKYLEARLDNTVFRLGFARTRRQARQLVTHRHIIVNGIVVNIPSYTLRPGDIISVRPKSKDLEVINDSLAPSPKSRYNWLEVDKKLMSGRFLHYPEMEDIPENINVQLIVELYSK; translated from the coding sequence ATGGCAAGATATACAGGTCCCAAGCAAAAAAAGGCCCGTCGCTTTAAAGAGCCAATCTTTGGTCCGAGCAAGGCGGTAGAAAGAAAACCCTACGGTCCGGGGCAGCATGGCAGATCCCGCTTCCAGAAGAAATCAGAATACGCCATTCAGCTTGAGCAAAAGCAGAAGGCCAAGTACACCTACGGTCTCCTCGAGAAGCAATTCCGTAATCTCTTCAAAAAAGCGAGCGCCAAAGAAGGTGTTACCGGTGATAACCTGATGAAATACCTTGAAGCCCGTCTCGACAATACCGTATTCCGTCTCGGCTTCGCACGTACACGCCGTCAGGCCCGTCAGCTTGTTACGCACCGTCACATCATCGTGAATGGCATAGTCGTAAACATTCCGTCGTACACCCTGCGCCCGGGCGATATTATCAGCGTGCGTCCTAAGTCCAAAGATCTCGAAGTCATTAACGACTCCCTCGCTCCAAGCCCGAAAAGCCGTTACAACTGGCTCGAAGTGGACAAAAAGCTGATGAGCGGACGCTTCCTGCACTATCCTGAAATGGAAGATATTCCTGAGAATATCAACGTGCAGCTTATCGTTGAGCTCTATTCTAAGTAA
- a CDS encoding DNA-directed RNA polymerase subunit alpha: MSNTNLQMPNSLMVDESSDTFGRFVLQPLERGYGVTIGNSFRRVLLSSLPGVAITAIKIDGVKHEYSSINGVSEDVYDIILNLKGVRFKQVEQSTGVINVHIKGPGNFTAADINDNSAEYTVLNTSHHIATLAEDGEIRIELHMGRGRGYVTSEENIIEEETDIGVLPIDTIFTPIKSVKYNVENVRVGQRTDYEKLVMEVTTDGSVNPKEALTIAGKILKDHIEKFITEEIEEPFTQEEEEVDAESIRIANLLRTSIEDLNLSVRAYNCLKSANINSIAELVSKDETELLRFRNFGKKSLNELQEVIEEKNLHFGMDIAKYLDKTKNL, translated from the coding sequence ATGAGCAATACAAATCTCCAAATGCCAAACAGCTTGATGGTTGATGAATCCTCCGATACATTTGGTAGATTCGTTTTACAGCCATTAGAACGCGGTTACGGTGTTACAATCGGTAACTCTTTTCGCCGGGTGCTTCTTTCATCCCTGCCCGGTGTTGCGATCACAGCCATCAAAATTGATGGCGTAAAGCACGAGTACTCGAGCATTAACGGTGTTTCTGAAGATGTTTATGATATCATCCTGAACCTCAAAGGCGTACGCTTTAAGCAGGTCGAGCAGAGCACCGGAGTCATTAACGTACACATCAAAGGCCCGGGTAATTTTACCGCAGCCGATATTAATGACAACAGCGCAGAGTACACCGTACTCAACACCTCTCATCACATCGCAACCCTGGCTGAAGACGGCGAAATCCGTATTGAGCTTCACATGGGGCGTGGCCGCGGCTATGTGACCTCAGAAGAGAACATCATCGAAGAAGAAACCGATATCGGCGTTCTTCCCATCGATACCATCTTTACGCCCATCAAGTCCGTGAAATACAACGTTGAGAACGTACGCGTTGGACAGCGCACCGACTACGAAAAACTCGTGATGGAAGTCACAACCGATGGTTCCGTAAATCCCAAGGAAGCCCTTACGATTGCTGGAAAGATTCTCAAGGATCATATCGAGAAGTTCATCACCGAAGAAATCGAAGAGCCCTTCACACAGGAAGAAGAGGAAGTTGATGCAGAATCCATCCGCATAGCAAACCTCCTGAGAACGAGTATCGAAGATCTCAACCTCTCCGTGAGAGCTTACAACTGCCTGAAATCAGCGAACATCAACTCCATCGCTGAACTCGTTTCAAAGGATGAGACAGAGCTGTTGCGTTTCCGGAATTTCGGTAAAAAATCGCTCAACGAGCTGCAGGAAGTCATCGAAGAGAAAAACCTGCACTTCGGCATGGATATCGCCAAGTATTTAGACAAAACCAAAAATTTATAA
- the rplQ gene encoding 50S ribosomal protein L17, translating into MRHQVRGRKLGRTSSHRNATMRALSNALIKNHRIVTTLAKAKELRRYVEPLITRALKEDNPHNRRLVFSFLHDKYAVTHLFDEVVPTIGERNGGYTRVIKLGNRSGDGAPTAIIELVDYNESTVESTGSKRKRTRRGGKKKADNEQDTEEKAEE; encoded by the coding sequence ATGCGCCATCAGGTAAGAGGCAGAAAATTAGGGCGTACCAGTTCACACCGCAACGCAACTATGCGTGCGCTGAGCAATGCCCTCATCAAAAACCACAGAATCGTTACGACCCTTGCCAAAGCCAAAGAGCTGCGCCGCTATGTAGAGCCGCTCATCACCCGCGCTTTGAAGGAAGATAACCCGCACAATCGCCGTCTTGTTTTTTCATTCCTGCACGACAAGTACGCCGTAACCCATCTCTTCGATGAGGTTGTACCCACGATTGGCGAACGAAACGGGGGCTACACCCGCGTCATAAAACTCGGTAACCGCTCCGGAGACGGTGCACCAACCGCAATTATCGAACTCGTTGACTACAACGAATCAACTGTAGAGTCAACCGGTTCCAAGCGCAAAAGAACCCGTCGTGGCGGCAAAAAGAAAGCCGACAACGAGCAGGATACAGAGGAAAAAGCAGAAGAGTAA
- a CDS encoding flavin monoamine oxidase family protein: protein MKTSDILILGAGLSGLLTAHLLRQQRPDLRLRILEARPEPGGRIRTLRPEAAAPLEMGATWLSPDHRRLQKLLTRLGIETIPQRMGSEAVYEFSPAQPPQRVQLPSGEPQSFRIKGGTDRIITALISSLGEGELVCNAPPLAVRAVRDEQEGSTEAASANSGATTKMLVETPDEGYAASVIISTLPPRLLTHSIIFDPPLPGTLHRIASQTHTWMSESIKAGFSSTHPRLFRQEDGAVTTLFSNAGPFTELYDHSSERDHALIGFLHPGLSELTPEDREAAATKQLNRLLGTQAGDHGTYYECNWKQEAFTHSPHSGFIPPHQHNGHPVFRQPLLGGRLILSGTETASVHPGYMEGAVASAEHAAEAAAAWFSSHG from the coding sequence ATGAAAACATCTGACATTCTGATTCTTGGTGCCGGTCTTTCCGGCCTGCTCACGGCCCATCTGCTGCGGCAGCAACGGCCTGATTTGCGACTGCGAATTCTTGAAGCACGGCCTGAACCCGGCGGGCGTATCCGCACGCTGCGTCCGGAAGCTGCGGCACCACTCGAGATGGGTGCAACCTGGCTCTCACCCGATCACCGGCGTCTGCAAAAACTGCTGACGCGCCTCGGCATTGAGACCATTCCGCAGCGCATGGGCAGCGAAGCGGTTTATGAATTTTCACCCGCGCAGCCCCCGCAACGGGTTCAGCTGCCATCCGGCGAGCCGCAAAGCTTTCGGATTAAGGGGGGCACAGACCGGATTATAACGGCTTTGATTTCCTCCCTTGGTGAGGGCGAACTTGTATGCAATGCGCCGCCTCTTGCTGTGCGGGCGGTACGTGATGAACAGGAAGGTTCCACGGAGGCTGCTTCCGCCAATTCCGGTGCAACTACAAAAATGCTGGTTGAAACCCCGGATGAAGGTTATGCTGCTTCGGTGATTATCAGCACCCTTCCGCCGCGTCTGCTTACGCACAGCATTATTTTTGATCCCCCTCTGCCGGGTACCCTGCACCGCATTGCTTCCCAAACCCACACCTGGATGTCTGAATCAATCAAAGCGGGATTTTCCAGCACGCATCCGCGGTTGTTCCGGCAGGAGGATGGGGCAGTCACCACCCTGTTCAGTAATGCAGGCCCGTTTACCGAACTTTATGATCATTCCTCAGAGCGGGATCATGCCCTCATCGGTTTTCTGCACCCGGGTCTTTCGGAGCTTACGCCTGAAGACCGTGAAGCCGCCGCGACCAAACAGCTCAACCGGCTGCTCGGCACGCAAGCGGGTGATCATGGCACCTACTATGAGTGCAACTGGAAACAGGAAGCCTTCACACACAGTCCGCATTCCGGCTTTATCCCGCCGCATCAGCACAACGGACATCCGGTATTTCGTCAGCCGCTGCTGGGCGGGCGGCTTATCCTATCGGGCACGGAAACGGCTTCCGTGCATCCCGGCTACATGGAGGGCGCGGTCGCAAGCGCGGAACATGCCGCCGAAGCTGCCGCAGCCTGGTTTTCTTCACATGGGTGA
- a CDS encoding NAD(P)/FAD-dependent oxidoreductase gives MMDERNSPDGQQENESGGISRRDALKYIGFGGGALLVGGGAGVVGYRKSLEVNRRESKALRKLKIVVAGGSIAGLTVAARLLRAVPDMEITVIEPRSEHHYQPGYTLVAAGVYRPDEVIYDQASLMMPNMKWVKDYVKAFEPDENRVITEKGEVISYDYLVVAMGVQTNLDSVEGLRDALQTDHAANIYDVQSGIKFKALADRFERGKFVTTYPSGYVKCGGAPQKITWLTEDMFRRKGRREEIDVHFYSPQASLFPVVPKIDKIIMPMMEDRGMHNHYHTELKAISTADRVAYFEKRLPDGNTREVRQPYDLLHPMPRFQTPKPLREGPLTAEGIGGQVEVDRETLQHKRFPNVFAVGDCAATGAPKTAATIRKQAPAVAGNIVDVAMGRSLSNLYDGTSGCPLLTRHGRCMMFEFDFNGELVNEWIYQSTRETRLWWNFKVHILKQLYRNVMINGYV, from the coding sequence ATGATGGATGAACGCAATTCGCCCGACGGGCAACAGGAAAACGAAAGCGGTGGTATCAGCCGCCGCGATGCGCTTAAGTATATTGGTTTCGGCGGTGGCGCGCTGCTCGTTGGGGGCGGTGCCGGCGTTGTAGGTTACCGGAAGAGTCTGGAGGTCAACCGGCGCGAGTCAAAAGCGCTGCGTAAACTGAAAATTGTGGTTGCCGGAGGTAGTATCGCGGGACTCACGGTTGCTGCGCGCCTGCTTCGGGCGGTGCCGGATATGGAAATCACCGTCATTGAACCCAGATCGGAGCATCACTATCAGCCCGGCTACACGCTTGTGGCCGCTGGGGTCTACCGGCCCGACGAAGTGATTTATGATCAGGCTTCCCTTATGATGCCCAACATGAAGTGGGTGAAGGACTATGTGAAGGCTTTCGAGCCGGATGAGAACCGCGTGATTACCGAAAAAGGCGAGGTCATTTCTTATGATTATCTCGTCGTTGCCATGGGCGTGCAGACCAACCTTGACTCAGTTGAAGGCCTGCGCGACGCCCTGCAGACCGATCATGCCGCCAATATTTATGATGTGCAATCGGGCATCAAGTTTAAGGCGCTCGCCGATCGTTTTGAGCGCGGCAAATTTGTAACAACCTATCCCAGCGGCTACGTGAAGTGCGGAGGTGCGCCTCAGAAAATCACCTGGCTCACAGAGGATATGTTCCGCCGCAAGGGCCGGCGGGAAGAAATTGACGTTCATTTTTACTCGCCTCAGGCTTCCCTCTTCCCTGTTGTGCCCAAGATTGATAAAATCATCATGCCGATGATGGAAGACCGGGGTATGCACAACCATTATCATACCGAGCTGAAGGCGATCAGCACAGCCGACCGCGTGGCGTATTTTGAGAAACGTCTGCCGGATGGCAACACCCGTGAGGTGCGTCAGCCCTATGATTTACTGCATCCCATGCCGCGGTTTCAGACCCCGAAGCCCCTGCGGGAAGGGCCACTCACCGCGGAGGGTATTGGCGGTCAGGTGGAAGTCGACCGGGAAACCCTGCAGCACAAACGCTTCCCGAACGTTTTCGCGGTGGGCGATTGTGCCGCGACCGGAGCGCCGAAAACGGCAGCGACTATCCGCAAACAGGCACCTGCGGTTGCCGGCAATATTGTGGATGTCGCCATGGGCCGCTCCCTCAGCAATCTGTACGACGGCACCTCAGGCTGTCCGCTGCTCACCCGTCACGGACGCTGCATGATGTTCGAGTTCGACTTCAACGGCGAACTGGTCAACGAGTGGATTTATCAATCAACCCGGGAAACCCGTCTCTGGTGGAATTTCAAGGTGCACATTCTCAAACAGCTCTACCGCAATGTGATGATTAACGGCTATGTGTAG